The genomic stretch ACCGGCCGGGCGTCTGCTCGTGCTGGAATTCTCAAAGGTCTGGGATCCACTCAAAAAAGCCTACGACGTCTATTCTTTCAAGGTGCTCCCGTGGCTGGGCGACCGCTTTGCCAAGGACGCGGACAGCTATCGCTACCTCGCGGAATCGATCCGGATGCATCCGGACCAGGAAACTTTGAAGACGATGATGGAACAAGCTGGCCTCGACGCCGTCAAATATTACAATTTGTCAGCTGGCGTGGTAGCCTTGCATGTGGGGACGAAATACTGATGTCCTAACCTCCCGTTTTTAAAGGAAATTGAGAAAATGTCCGATTCGAATATGTCATCTCGTTGTAAGGTTAAGGGGTCGTGGGCGAGGAGAATCGGACTGATCGCGATGGTCGGCCTGATCTCCGTGGGCACGCTGGCCTCTCTCGACGCCGAGGCGAAACGCATGGGCGGCGGCCGCACCATGGGGCGTCAGTCCAACATCACGCAGCCGCAACAGCAGACGTCGCCGTCACCTTCGCAGTCGCCGGGCGCGCCGTCGCAAGCCATGCAGCAGCAGCGCCCCGCGACGCCCGCGCCCACGCCCGCCGCGCAGCCCAACCGTTCGCGCTGGCTGGGGCCGATCGCGGGTCTCGCGGCAGGTCTCGGTATCGCCGCGTTGCTGTCCCACTTTGGTCTGGGCGAGGCGTTCGCCGGCATGATGGCGAACATGATCGTGATCGCGCTGATCGCGTTCGTTGCAATCTGGCTGATCCGCAAATTCGTTGGCCGCAAGCGTAACGCGCAGACGCCCGCCTACGCAGGCGGCTCGCCGACGCTGAACGCGGGCGGCACGGGCTACTCGCAGGAACCGCGCTACACGGCGCCGCCCACGGGCTCGTATCTCGGGCCGCAAGGCAATCCGCTGACGACGCCCGATATCGCCGCCACGCCGGCCGTTCCGGCTGGTTTCGACTCGGAAGCCTTCCTGCGCAACGCGAAGGTCTACTTCGTGCGCCTGCAGGCTGCCTGGGATGCCGGCAATATGGACGACATCCGTGAGTTCACAACGCCTGAAATGTTCGCCGAAGTGAGGGTCGACCTGAGCTCGCGCGGCGCCGAGAAGAACCAGACCGACGTCGTGAAACTCGACGCCGATCTGCTGGGCGTCGAGGATCGCGGCAGCGAATACCTGGCCAGCGTTCGTTTCCACGGGCTGATCCGTGAAACAGTGGGGGGCTCGGCCGAACCGTTCGAAGAAATCTGGAACCTGTCCAAACGCACCGGCGAAGGCTGGCTGCTCGCGGGTATCCAGCAGGCGAACCTTCACTGATCCCGTAAAGGATTAGCCGTTCGGCAGAGCCAGGCTCGAAGCGAACGGACGTTACAATAGGAACCCGCGTCGGCAGTCGCCGGCGCGGGTTTTCTCTTTCCACTGCCGATGACCCTTGCCGCCAAGCCCTTCGCTGCTGCCGTCAACCATCTGCTCGCTCGCGAAACGTGGGCGCGCGAACGCCTCACCCCGTATGCCGGCAAGACTGCACGGCTGTCCTGTCCTCCCATCACGCTGATCCTGCTGGTTCAGCCGGACGGCTATCTGACCGCCGTCGACGAAAGCGAAGCGCATGCGTTCGATGTCGCGGTCGCCGTGCCGTCGGAAGCCGTGCCCGCGTTTCTGCAGGGAGGCCAGGCTGCCGTCATGAAGCACGTGAAGATCGAAGGCGACGCCGAGTTTGCCACCGTCATCGCGAAGCTCGCCGAGCATCTGCGTTGGGAACCCGAAGAAGATCTGGCGAAGCTGGTCGGCGACGGGCCCGCGTGGCGGATCGCGTCGGTCGCGCGCACGGTCGGCGATCATGTAGTGCGGACTGGCCGCAATCTGCTCGAATCGGTCGCGGAGTACCTGCTGGACGAAAACCCGCAGCTCGTGCGCCGCGCCGCACTCGACGATTTCAACGCCGAACTCGCGCGCGCGCGCGATGCACTGGCGCGGGTCGAGAAACGCATCGAGCGTCTGGAACAGAAGGTCGTAGCCCGCGGCGCCGATGCGCCCGGCGCCGCCGCCATGTCGCGCGGCACGCGCTAGTCACCGGGCTTAACCATGCGTTTCCTGCGTTTCCTCAAGATTTTCTTTACCGTCATCCGGTTCGGGCTGGACGAGATGATGCTGAGCCGCGTCAACGACCGCCGCGTGCGGTTGTTGCTGCGCATTACGACGATCGGCCGGAAATTCGATCAGCCGCCTGGCGTGCGGCTGCGTCTGGCGCTCGAAAGCCTCGGGCCGATCTTCGTAAAGTTCGGCCAGGTGCTGTCCACACGCCGGGACCTGCTGCGCCCCGATATCGCCACCGAACTCGCGAAGCTGCAAGACCAGGTGCCGCCCTTCGATTCTGCGGTGGCGATCGCCATCATCGAGAAGTCGCTCGGCGCTCCCGTCGATACGATCTTCGACGACTTCGAGCGTGTGCCCGTGGCGAGCGCGTCGATTGCACAGGTGCATTTCGCGACCCTGAAGATAGGGCAGCACGCGGGCAAACAGGTCGCCGTGAAGGTGTTGCGGCCGAACATGTTGCCCGTGATCGATTCCGATCTCGCGTTGCTGCGCGATATCGCCGTGTGGGCCGAGC from Paraburkholderia phymatum STM815 encodes the following:
- a CDS encoding ubiquinone biosynthesis accessory factor UbiJ, with protein sequence MTLAAKPFAAAVNHLLARETWARERLTPYAGKTARLSCPPITLILLVQPDGYLTAVDESEAHAFDVAVAVPSEAVPAFLQGGQAAVMKHVKIEGDAEFATVIAKLAEHLRWEPEEDLAKLVGDGPAWRIASVARTVGDHVVRTGRNLLESVAEYLLDENPQLVRRAALDDFNAELARARDALARVEKRIERLEQKVVARGADAPGAAAMSRGTR
- a CDS encoding Tim44 domain-containing protein, producing MSDSNMSSRCKVKGSWARRIGLIAMVGLISVGTLASLDAEAKRMGGGRTMGRQSNITQPQQQTSPSPSQSPGAPSQAMQQQRPATPAPTPAAQPNRSRWLGPIAGLAAGLGIAALLSHFGLGEAFAGMMANMIVIALIAFVAIWLIRKFVGRKRNAQTPAYAGGSPTLNAGGTGYSQEPRYTAPPTGSYLGPQGNPLTTPDIAATPAVPAGFDSEAFLRNAKVYFVRLQAAWDAGNMDDIREFTTPEMFAEVRVDLSSRGAEKNQTDVVKLDADLLGVEDRGSEYLASVRFHGLIRETVGGSAEPFEEIWNLSKRTGEGWLLAGIQQANLH